In the genome of Pontibacter actiniarum, the window GCAGCCCTACCGATGGCGCGCTTAAGGAGTGAGCTTCCTGAGTCATGGTACAAAGTATGGTTGCTGTAAAAATAACAGATCGCTTAACTAGATACAGCGATAGCTTGACAAGGTATAATTTTATACCTTAGAATATATGAAAAGTATGACAGAGCTTGACGGCCTGACCGGAAAAGAAGTAACACAGGCCTTTACGCTACACGACCTGGAGCAGGGGTGGCTACAGCAGGTAGTGTTTCAGGTGGAGGATACTTACCTGGTGGTGAAGGTAGACGCTGACACGGACGAGGTTATACTTGACTTACTTGCAGCGATGGACTTACAGGCGCTGGACAAGCAGTTCAGCAGAACACAGCTCTCGAACCAGCGCAAGCGCATCAGCTACCTCTGGCGCATGACCAACCAGCGCGGCTACGAAGATGGTTTTCAGCTGGAGTTCGACGACATGGAAGGCACCAGCGTGCAAGTGCTGGCAGAGGCGTCGCGGCTGTACCTGACCATCTTCCAACGGTACCGATAAGCCACCGGGCTGTACAGGAAAACGATGAAGTGGCACACGCTAACCTTCCTGCTCTTTCTCTGCCGCCGCAACTGCTTTGCTTAGAGTTTGTGGGGGAAAACCGGCAGTGGCTGCATGAAAAGAGCGCTGCGCCAGCAGCAACGGTTTACCTGTTGCTGAAAAGGCAGAAGCCAAGTCCCTCACGCCAAACACCGCTCGTGGGCAATGCAACGCCGGCAGTAAGACTGGGGAAGCTTATACTTTGATCAACCTCTGAACGATGAAGGCTAGAACCTGCAACTGTCATGGGCTTTGAGAAAGAAGTATCAGCACCATCACAACCTATAGAGTAAAAAAAGAGCTTTTGGCACTGCAAAGGAACACCGAAAGCCCTCACATCATTCAATGCAAAGAAACTACACCGTGAAGTATGTCTCCAGCTCTTTAAGCGTGTTTTCGTTTGTCTGCATGTCCTGCACCAGCTGCCCTTTCTCCAGGATCACAATGCGCTCGCATACTTCTATCACATGGCTCAGGTCGTGGCTGGAGATCAGCATGGTCATGCGCTTCTGCTCACGCAGGGTTCGCAGCAGGTTCTTGAGTCGGATCTGAGAACTGGGGTCGAGGTTGGCGAAAGGCTCATCCAGGATCAGCAACTCCGGATTAGAGAGCGCGGCAGCGGCAATACCTATTTTCTTCTGGTTACCTTTCGAGAAATCACGGATGTACTTGCGCTGGTGCAGGATCTCTTCGTTAAACAGGTCCATGAACGGCAGCAGGCGCTCGGTAATGTCGCCATCCGAGAGGCCGTGCAGGTCGCCGATAAACTTGAAGTACTCCTCCGCCGTCAGGTAGTCGATCAGGAAGCCCTCGTCCAGGTGAGAGCCGGTGTACTCCTTCCACTCCTCCGACTTAGCCACGTTTATGCCTTTGGAGTAAACTTCGCCTTTGCTCGGCCGGATCAGGTCCAGCACCATCCGGAACAGCGTGGTTTTGCCGGCCCCGTTGTTACCGACCAACCCAACCGCCTCTCCAGCGGCAACGCTTAGCTCCGGTATGTTTACAACCACCTTGCCGCTGTATATTTTCTCAATGCTTTTTACCTCTATCATGTGCTGGGGGAGTTATCTTATCAAGGATGTTTTTAAAGTCTTATACTTTGTCGCTCTGCCTAGTCCTGCCGAAAGCCGGAGGCCAGTTTATACTTATGCTTCAGGAACCAGTTCGCCGTCCAGTGCAGCATTTGCTTCTGAAAGGCAAAGCCAGCCAGCCCTAGTAGCCCGATGGCAACAACACCCAGGTCGGGCACGCCCATAAACTTAAAGGGCAGGTAGATGAGGACAGGCAGGAGCATCATCGGCAGCATCATCACAAAGCGGGAGGCGCCTACGCCCTGCCAGCTAAAGGCGGAGCCCTTGCTCAGGTCCAGGCGGTTGGTGTTGTACACGGAAAAGAAGAAAATGATGAACGTGTTCACGCCGATGTTAAAAAGCAGGGCGGCTGTATTGACAAGTATAATTTTATACCCGAAAAAGCCGTAAGGCAGCGTGAGCAGGTAAGCTAGCGTAACCACGGACACAAAAATCCACAGCTTGGCCGCATAGAACTGGTAGGGCGAAATACGCCGGGTAAGGATGGCGTCGAAGTGGCCACTCTGCCAGCTGGGCACAAACTGGCCGTAGTTGAACATCGGCATGCCCGTAATTATGATGCCCACGAAAATCAGCACCACAAAGCTGTCCAGGTAGCTCTCGTTCCGGTAGAAGATCAGCCCGTAGAACAGGAAAAACAACGACATGGTCAGGAGCGACTTAGAGCGTTTGTGCCGCCAGATAAGCTTTATTTCCAGCTCTATCAGCTTGCCTATCTCCCCGAACCGTCTCAGGAAGGCGATGCCCTTACCTTCTGCCCTCGTTGTTTTGCGAATGGCCAGCTCCTCCGGGTAGGTATGGTTTTTCAGGTACTGAAAGTTAAGCGCGTACGCAGCCGCCACCAGCAGCACCGGCACTACCGCCAGCCACGGCCGCTCCAGCACTGCCCCGAAAACAGCCCTCGACACAGCAAGCAGCGAGAACGCACCTACATAGTCCAACACCATCAGCCCGGCCACCGCAAGGCCAAACAGCAGGGTTAGCAACGGTTTTACACTTAGCTGCCGCTTAAAGTAAATCAGCACGAAGTTGTTGAAGAACGTGAGCATGAGGAAGGCGAAAAGCCACGCCAGCGCTGCGCCTGCCCCATAGGCTGGCACCACCGTAGCGTACATAAACGGCACCAGAATCAGCAGGAAGATAAGGTTGAACATGCTCGGCAGCGACTTGAGCAGCACGAAATGCACCAGCTTGCCCTTCCGGACGGGCAGGTGCAGGTAAGGCTGCACCGCCAGCACAGGCAGCTCCTGTAGCACAAAGCGCAGAAACAGGTCGATCAGGAAGTAGAACAGCAGCATCCCGTTGAACACATCGACCGGGTTCTGCCCCGGGAACAGCTCAGCCAGCAGCACAGGCATGCCGATACCGATTATCAGAAAAATCGCCCCGAAGTAAAGAATCAGCAGCCCCAGAATTATATTCAGCGCCAGGCTCTTCTGGAAAACGGAGGAACGGTAATAGGCCTTCCACTGGTGAGAGAGCAACGTTGTGATCATATATTGCGGTGAGATAGTATATACTTTTCTAAATATGATCATAAAGGCGTTGAAACCCAAGCGCCATCTTCGCTCTTTAGACCAACCGGGGGAAAGTTTATACTTACCTGCAGGAACTCCCGACAAAGCCCTAACAGAGGGCCGCCAGAAAGGCAGGGCCAACAGACGGAGTGCCTGCAAGAGCAAACACGTTGCTTTTATACTTCTTCCGAAGCCAGATGGAGGTCCGGGGAAAAATAAATTGTGTGGGTGCCAGACAGGGGCGTTTCCATGGCAGCCGTCAGCTGCTCAAAAGCCAGCTGCATTGGCAGCAGCTCCTTATAAATAAAAAGATAGAAGTGTTCTGAGTCGCCCTTTTTCACGAATACATAGAGGTTAAACACCTCGGTATCAAAAAAGCTTAACTGGTGGGTTTTGAGGTACAGGATGTCCTTTACCTGGATCTGTGTGTTGGAGGAGCCCTCCGGCCCTTGAATATGCGTTATCATGTTTGCCTACATTTATTGTTAAAAAAACACAGGCGGCTACATCTAAAAAATGTAGATATGCAGTTTAAGAAATATTATCGTAAAGTATCACTTACCAACAGCTTTTATTTAGAAATGCGCGGCACCCGTCCCCAACCAGCTATCATGTTAAATCATAAATCACAGCACCTTACGGGCTTACTTCACCGGGTCATAGCCGTTCCCGCCCCAGGGGTGGCAGCGGCCAATGCGCTTCATCGCCATCCAGCCTCCCTTAAACGGGCCGTACTTGTTTACGGCGTCCACAGCGTACTGCGAGCAGGTGGGGGTATAGCGGCAGGCGGCAGGCGTCATCGGCGATATCATGTTCCGGTACACCCACACCAGCCCGAGCACAAACTTCTTCAGAATCCAAGTCATGGTTTGGTTTTTGCAACAAATGAGCAAAAGGCGGCAATATTTGCTAAATTTGCCACTGTTTAACTAATCTAAACAAATTTCCATGTTAAAAAGAATCCTTTCACTCTTACTTTTAGTCTCGCTGAGCGTGCCGTTTGCGGCCAAGGCAGACGAGGGTATGTGGCTGCCGATGCTCATCAAGCGTCTGAATTACACAGACATGCAGAAGCAAGGCCTGCAGCTGACTGCCGAAGAAATCTACTCTGTGAACAACTCCAGCCTGAAAGACGCCATCGTGCAGTTCGGCGGCTTCTGTACTGGTGAGTTCATCTCTCCTGAAGGCTTGCTGCTGACCAACCACCACTGCGGTTACGGCGCTATCCAGTCGCACTCTACCACGGAGCACGATTACCTGACGGATGGTTTCTGGGCTACTTCTAAAGACCAGGAGCTTCCGAACGAAGGCCTTTTTGTGGACATCCTGCACCACATGGACGATGTGACAGGCAAAGTACTGGAAGGCATCGACAACAACACTCCGGAAGAGCAGCGTGCCCAGCTGATTGCACAGCGCACGCAGGCTTTGGCCAAAGAAGCCTCTGAAAACGGCAAGTACGTAACGTATGTGCGCGATTTCTTCAACGGCAACGAGTTTTACCTGTTCGTGTACAACCGCTACAACGACGTACGCCTGGTAGGTACTCCTCCGTCTTCTATCGGTAAGTTTGGTGGCGACACCGACAACTGGATGTGGCCACGCCACACCGGCGACTTCTCTATGTTCCGTGTATACATGGCACCGGATGGCTCACCGGCCACCTACAGCAAAGAGAACGTACCTTACAAGCCTGCGCACCACCTGCCCATCAACATCGGCGACAAAGAGCCGGGCGATTTCTCGATGGTGTTCGGTTTCCCGGGCCGCACAAAGCGTTTCATGACGTCGCACGGCCTGAAGCTGGAGGTAAACCAACTGAACAAATCACGCATCAAACTGCGTAACGACAAGCTGAACCTGTGGAAAGAAGAAATGGACAAAGATGCGGCTACCCGCATTAAGTATGCTTCTAAGTATGCGTCTACTTCTAACTACTACAAGTACTCTATCGGCCAGAACGAAGGCATCAAGCGCATGCGCACCATCGAAGGCAAGCTGGTAGACGAGGATAAATTCCAGAACTGGGCTAACGCCGATGCTTCCCGCAAAGCAACCTACGGCAACGTACTAAGCGACATTGCAGATGCTTACGCGACAATCGAGAAGTATAACCTGGGCTCCGTGTACCTGAACGAGGCTGTGTTGGGCACAGAGTCACTGCTGATGGCTTACCGCATGGCACCGCTTTACAACGCCCTGAAAGCAGGAAACAAGGAAGCGGCCCAAAAGGCTGCCCAAGACCTGAAGCCGCGCGTGGATGCTTTCTTCAAGGACTACTACAAGCCGGCCGACAAGAAAGTGTTCGCCGCCCTGATGAAGTACTACTACGAGGACATCGCCAAAGACCAGCAGCCAGAGTACTTCAAAAACCTGGTGAAGAAGTATAACGGCAACTTCAACAAGCTTGCTGATTACGTGTACAGCAACTCTGTGGTAGTAGACGAGCAGAAGCTCAACAACTTCCTGGCTAACCCTTCGCAGAAGGCGCTGGAGAACGATCCGGCCTTCCAGATCGTGAACGCTATCATCGAGAACTACAGAAACAACATTGCGCCTAAAGTGGCTGAGAGCAACGCCAAGCTGGACAAGGCGAACCGCCTGTACGTGGCTGGCCTGCGCCTGATGAACCCGGACAAGGTATACTACCCGGATGCTAACTCTACTATCCGCCTGAGCTACGGTGCTGTAAAGGACTATAGCCCACAGGATGGCGTGCTGTACAACTACTACACAACGCTGGATGGTGTGATGTCGAAAGAAGACCCGAACAACGAAGAGTTCGTGGTTCCGGCTAAACTGAAGCAACTGTACCAGGCCAAAGACTACGGCCGCTATGCCAACTCTAAAGGCGAGCTGGTAACCGACTTCATCACCAACAACGACATTACGGGCGGTAACTCAGGTTCTCCGGTAATCAACGGCAAAGGTGAGCTGATCGGCCTGGCCTTCGACGGCAACTGGGAAGCCATGACAGGTGACCTGGTGTACGACCCGGACTACAAGCGTTGCATCAACATGGACTCTCGTTACCTGCTGTTCCTGATCGATAAATTCGCAGGCGCACAGAACCTGATCAACGAGATGACGATAGTAGACAGCAACAGCCCAGGTGCCGGCGACGCAGCCAAAGCCGAAGCGAAGACGCCACAGGCAGAACTGCTGAACGCCGTTGTAAACGAAGCACAGCAAAACCTGCAAAACGGTAAAGAAGAGTTTAAGATTGAGAAAAAGAAAGGCGACGTGAAGGTAAAACTTCAGATCAAAGACTAAGCAGCTGCTTTTCTTTTAAAGTATAAAACCGGCGCTGGGGCTTCCCCAGCGCCGGTTTTGTTTTACCCAAACCACACAGCGTGCGTAACAGCTGCACCTATGCTGTAACACAGGAAAGGCGCGTCGGCATTCTTTACAACCAAAGGAGCTGAAGCCACCCCTCGGGAGGCCCCACCCCTTCCCTGCTCCCACTTCAGGCATCGCCACATGCACAAGCAGGGCACCTGGCTTCGCTATTATTCTCTCTTACTGGCTTTTCTACAAAATATTGTTTATTCTTGATGTTCAAACATCACCTTCACTCTGCATGAATCCGAACAGATTTCTAACCTTATTGCTGAGCCTGGCACTGCTGCTAAGCACAGGCTATGTGTTTGCCCAGAAGCAGGCAGCCATCTCTATCATCCCGAAGCCGCAGCACCTCACGCCTAAGCAGGGCCAGTTTATGCTCGGCGCCGACACAAAGATCTACGTGCCGGCAAAAAACGGGGAGCTGAAAAGCATCGCCGACAAACTGGCTGAAAGCATAGCCTCTGCCACAGGTGTACAGCCGCAGGTGGTACAGAAGAAAACCCCAGCCAGGGCAAAGAACATCATTCAGCTCACCCTCACCTCCACACCCGACACGCTGGGCAAAGAGGGCTATACCCTGGAGGTAACACCAGACAGAATCACACTTGCCGCCAACCAGCCGAACGGCCTGTTTTTGGGGGCGCAAAGTATAAAACAACTGCTGCCGACCCAGCAGGGCAAAGCGCCCGTAGCCATACCCGCGGTGCGTATCGCCGATAAACCGCGCTTTGAGTGGCGCGGGATGCACCTGGACGTAACCCGCCACTTCTTCCCGGTGGAGTTCGTGAAGCAGTACATCGACTACCTGGCCATGCACAAGATGAACACCTTTCACTGGCACCTCACCGACGACCAGGGCTGGCGCATCGAGATCAAGAAGCACCCCAAACTGACGGAGGTGGGCGCGTGGCGCGACAGCACCCTGATCGGCCACTACTGGGACCTGCCGCAAACCTACGATAACACCCGCCACGGCGGCTACTACACCCAGGAGCAGATCAAAGACGTGGTGAAGTACGCGCAGGAGCGCTACATCACGGTGGTTCCCGAAATCGAGATGCCGGGCCACGCGCTGGCGGCACTTGCTGCTTACCCGGAGCTTTCCTGCACCGGCGGCCCGCACCATGTCGAGTCGAAGTGGGGAATTTTTAAGGATGTGTTCTGTGCCGGCAACGAACAGACTTTTACGTTTCTGGAGGATGTGCTGACGGAGGTGATGGCGCTGTTCCCGAGCAAGTACATCCACCTGGGCGGCGACGAGAGCCCCAAAGACCGCTGGAAAGTGTGCAAGAAGTGCCAGCAGCGCATCGCCGACGAAGGCCTGCAGGACGAGCACGAACTCCAAAGCTACTTTGTGCAGCGCATGGAGAAGTTTGTAAACGCCAACGGCCGCCAGATCATCGGGTGGGATGAGATTCTGGAAGGAGGGCTTGCCCCGAACGCTACCGTTATGAGCTGGCGCGGCACCAAAGGCGGCATAGCGGCAGCCAAACAAAAGCATTACGTCGTTATGACGCCGGGCACGCACCTGTACTTCGACCACTACCAAGGCGACCGCGACCTGGAGCCGACCACCATTCACGGCTACAGCACGCTCTCCAAAGTATACTCCTTCGAGCCGACGCCGGCAGAGCTCTCCAAAGAAGAGCAGCAGTATATCCTAGGCGCACAAGCCAACCTCTGGACGGAGTACATTGCAACGGAGGATCATGTAGAGTACATGGCTATGCCGCGTATGGCAGCCTTATCCGAGGTGCTCTGGACGCAGGCAAGCCAGAAGAACTGGGATGACTTTAAGCAGCGCATGCAGCAGCAGTACCAGCGTTACGATGCCATGGGCATAAACTACGCCCGCAGTGCCTACCAGGTGCGCCAGCAACTGCAGCTGAGCCCGAACCGCAACATCGCCAAGGTTACTTTCGACACAGACGCTGCCGGAGCCGACATCTACTACACGCTGGACGGATCAGAGCCAACGGCGAAATCCCGCAAGTACAGCAGCCCCTTTGAGCTGGACAAAGCAGCTGTTATCAAGGCAGGCTCCTTTGTGGACGGTAAACTGGTTGGCAAAGCGAGCACGCGCGTGTTTGACGCCAGCAAAGCATTGAACAAGAAAGTAAAGCTTGCCACTGAGCCGCACGCCAGCTTCTCGCCGGGCACTGCTATACTT includes:
- the yidD gene encoding membrane protein insertion efficiency factor YidD, with protein sequence MTWILKKFVLGLVWVYRNMISPMTPAACRYTPTCSQYAVDAVNKYGPFKGGWMAMKRIGRCHPWGGNGYDPVK
- a CDS encoding glycoside hydrolase family 20 protein, whose amino-acid sequence is MNPNRFLTLLLSLALLLSTGYVFAQKQAAISIIPKPQHLTPKQGQFMLGADTKIYVPAKNGELKSIADKLAESIASATGVQPQVVQKKTPARAKNIIQLTLTSTPDTLGKEGYTLEVTPDRITLAANQPNGLFLGAQSIKQLLPTQQGKAPVAIPAVRIADKPRFEWRGMHLDVTRHFFPVEFVKQYIDYLAMHKMNTFHWHLTDDQGWRIEIKKHPKLTEVGAWRDSTLIGHYWDLPQTYDNTRHGGYYTQEQIKDVVKYAQERYITVVPEIEMPGHALAALAAYPELSCTGGPHHVESKWGIFKDVFCAGNEQTFTFLEDVLTEVMALFPSKYIHLGGDESPKDRWKVCKKCQQRIADEGLQDEHELQSYFVQRMEKFVNANGRQIIGWDEILEGGLAPNATVMSWRGTKGGIAAAKQKHYVVMTPGTHLYFDHYQGDRDLEPTTIHGYSTLSKVYSFEPTPAELSKEEQQYILGAQANLWTEYIATEDHVEYMAMPRMAALSEVLWTQASQKNWDDFKQRMQQQYQRYDAMGINYARSAYQVRQQLQLSPNRNIAKVTFDTDAAGADIYYTLDGSEPTAKSRKYSSPFELDKAAVIKAGSFVDGKLVGKASTRVFDASKALNKKVKLATEPHASFSPGTAILVNGLHGTTDHYDGQWLGYLSNDLEAVIDLQQVQPISKISSSYFQHIGYRVFLPAQVEYAVSEDGKHFKTVKVIDKPNPDGDETITRKAVVAEIPQTKARYVKVTARNVGVSPAQYPSAGQKTWLLVDELSVE
- a CDS encoding S46 family peptidase, with product MLKRILSLLLLVSLSVPFAAKADEGMWLPMLIKRLNYTDMQKQGLQLTAEEIYSVNNSSLKDAIVQFGGFCTGEFISPEGLLLTNHHCGYGAIQSHSTTEHDYLTDGFWATSKDQELPNEGLFVDILHHMDDVTGKVLEGIDNNTPEEQRAQLIAQRTQALAKEASENGKYVTYVRDFFNGNEFYLFVYNRYNDVRLVGTPPSSIGKFGGDTDNWMWPRHTGDFSMFRVYMAPDGSPATYSKENVPYKPAHHLPINIGDKEPGDFSMVFGFPGRTKRFMTSHGLKLEVNQLNKSRIKLRNDKLNLWKEEMDKDAATRIKYASKYASTSNYYKYSIGQNEGIKRMRTIEGKLVDEDKFQNWANADASRKATYGNVLSDIADAYATIEKYNLGSVYLNEAVLGTESLLMAYRMAPLYNALKAGNKEAAQKAAQDLKPRVDAFFKDYYKPADKKVFAALMKYYYEDIAKDQQPEYFKNLVKKYNGNFNKLADYVYSNSVVVDEQKLNNFLANPSQKALENDPAFQIVNAIIENYRNNIAPKVAESNAKLDKANRLYVAGLRLMNPDKVYYPDANSTIRLSYGAVKDYSPQDGVLYNYYTTLDGVMSKEDPNNEEFVVPAKLKQLYQAKDYGRYANSKGELVTDFITNNDITGGNSGSPVINGKGELIGLAFDGNWEAMTGDLVYDPDYKRCINMDSRYLLFLIDKFAGAQNLINEMTIVDSNSPGAGDAAKAEAKTPQAELLNAVVNEAQQNLQNGKEEFKIEKKKGDVKVKLQIKD
- a CDS encoding DUF6334 family protein — encoded protein: MKSMTELDGLTGKEVTQAFTLHDLEQGWLQQVVFQVEDTYLVVKVDADTDEVILDLLAAMDLQALDKQFSRTQLSNQRKRISYLWRMTNQRGYEDGFQLEFDDMEGTSVQVLAEASRLYLTIFQRYR
- a CDS encoding DUF5687 family protein is translated as MITTLLSHQWKAYYRSSVFQKSLALNIILGLLILYFGAIFLIIGIGMPVLLAELFPGQNPVDVFNGMLLFYFLIDLFLRFVLQELPVLAVQPYLHLPVRKGKLVHFVLLKSLPSMFNLIFLLILVPFMYATVVPAYGAGAALAWLFAFLMLTFFNNFVLIYFKRQLSVKPLLTLLFGLAVAGLMVLDYVGAFSLLAVSRAVFGAVLERPWLAVVPVLLVAAAYALNFQYLKNHTYPEELAIRKTTRAEGKGIAFLRRFGEIGKLIELEIKLIWRHKRSKSLLTMSLFFLFYGLIFYRNESYLDSFVVLIFVGIIITGMPMFNYGQFVPSWQSGHFDAILTRRISPYQFYAAKLWIFVSVVTLAYLLTLPYGFFGYKIILVNTAALLFNIGVNTFIIFFFSVYNTNRLDLSKGSAFSWQGVGASRFVMMLPMMLLPVLIYLPFKFMGVPDLGVVAIGLLGLAGFAFQKQMLHWTANWFLKHKYKLASGFRQD
- a CDS encoding ABC transporter ATP-binding protein, with amino-acid sequence MIEVKSIEKIYSGKVVVNIPELSVAAGEAVGLVGNNGAGKTTLFRMVLDLIRPSKGEVYSKGINVAKSEEWKEYTGSHLDEGFLIDYLTAEEYFKFIGDLHGLSDGDITERLLPFMDLFNEEILHQRKYIRDFSKGNQKKIGIAAAALSNPELLILDEPFANLDPSSQIRLKNLLRTLREQKRMTMLISSHDLSHVIEVCERIVILEKGQLVQDMQTNENTLKELETYFTV